In one Zunongwangia endophytica genomic region, the following are encoded:
- a CDS encoding glycerophosphodiester phosphodiesterase family protein, which produces MGVDIIEVDLRTTKDGHLVLMHDSKIDRTTTGNGEVEEMTLAEIRQYHLKSSSGKISEESVPTFEEFLKITKGKIMVDLDMKTDNVEGILTNVAKNAIDNEVLYFDNDYNQLNKIQNLKKSAQLMPRAYSYQMADSAITRFKPAVIHIDDKFYTSKVVELIKNNNAKIWINTLGKFDSEIREGEIENVMKKILKNGANIIQTDEPEKLLEFLKSKNLHN; this is translated from the coding sequence ATTGGCGTAGATATCATAGAAGTAGACTTACGAACCACTAAAGATGGACATTTAGTTTTAATGCACGATTCTAAAATAGATCGAACCACTACTGGTAATGGGGAAGTAGAGGAGATGACTTTAGCAGAAATTCGTCAATATCACTTAAAATCATCTTCTGGAAAAATAAGTGAGGAGTCTGTACCTACTTTCGAGGAGTTCTTAAAGATAACTAAGGGTAAAATTATGGTCGATCTAGATATGAAAACTGATAATGTGGAAGGAATTCTTACTAATGTAGCGAAAAATGCTATTGATAATGAAGTTTTATATTTTGATAATGATTATAATCAATTAAATAAAATTCAAAACTTAAAAAAATCAGCACAATTGATGCCTCGTGCATATTCATATCAGATGGCAGATTCGGCAATTACTCGGTTTAAGCCCGCTGTAATTCATATAGATGATAAATTTTATACTAGTAAAGTGGTAGAATTAATTAAAAATAATAATGCCAAAATTTGGATAAACACTTTAGGGAAATTTGATTCTGAAATTCGAGAAGGAGAGATAGAAAATGTAATGAAAAAAATACTTAAGAACGGAGCCAATATTATACAGACCGATGAACCTGAAAAATTATTGGAGTTTTTAAAATCTAAGAATCTACATAATTAG
- a CDS encoding helix-turn-helix domain-containing protein, with amino-acid sequence MNQSSVFSKNIEKINKVYEYVFLNIQEGINLEEASSVLNMAPSSFCRFFKKKTGITFMEYVKNVRVGMAAKLLAKQISKSLKFVTKVAIII; translated from the coding sequence TTGAATCAATCTTCTGTATTCTCAAAAAATATTGAAAAAATCAATAAAGTTTATGAGTACGTGTTTTTAAATATTCAGGAAGGTATTAATCTGGAAGAAGCATCCTCTGTACTAAATATGGCTCCAAGTTCTTTCTGTAGGTTCTTCAAGAAAAAAACAGGTATTACATTTATGGAATATGTTAAAAATGTACGAGTAGGAATGGCGGCCAAACTTTTAGCTAAACAGATAAGCAAATCACTGAAATTTGTTACGAAAGTGGCTATAATAATCTAG
- a CDS encoding fibronectin type III domain-containing protein: MPNTTYVYRVGNGEKNDDYWSEWFQIKTAKTGSEEPFSFIYFGDAQNNIKSLWSRVIRSSYRKFPKVDLCFMQEI; encoded by the coding sequence TTGCCAAATACGACCTATGTATATAGAGTAGGTAATGGCGAAAAAAATGATGACTATTGGAGCGAATGGTTTCAAATTAAAACCGCTAAAACAGGGAGCGAAGAGCCCTTTAGCTTTATTTATTTTGGAGATGCTCAAAACAATATAAAGTCATTATGGTCTAGAGTTATACGCAGTTCATATCGTAAATTTCCAAAAGTTGATTTATGCTTCATGCAGGAGATTTGA
- a CDS encoding sigma-70 family RNA polymerase sigma factor, translated as MLYISSFNLLNKRETCEEIIQDVFIDLWNNRSKVEIRVSLKSYLFACVRYKVFSEFRKSKTLHVELFENIDSRLQQVTPESKIIHEELKEHIKVVVNNLPEKCQNVYKLSRYEQLTHKEISEKLGFQLKQ; from the coding sequence ATGTTATATATATCTTCTTTTAATCTTCTAAATAAAAGAGAGACTTGTGAAGAAATTATTCAAGACGTGTTCATTGATCTATGGAATAACCGATCTAAGGTTGAGATTAGAGTTTCATTAAAAAGTTATCTCTTTGCATGCGTGAGATATAAAGTATTTTCAGAATTTAGGAAGAGTAAAACTTTGCACGTTGAGTTATTTGAAAATATAGACTCTAGATTACAACAAGTTACTCCCGAATCTAAGATTATTCACGAGGAATTAAAAGAACATATAAAAGTCGTAGTAAATAATCTTCCTGAAAAATGCCAAAACGTATATAAACTGAGTAGATATGAGCAACTGACTCATAAGGAGATTTCAGAAAAGTTAGGTTTTCAACTAAAACAGTAG
- a CDS encoding helix-turn-helix domain-containing protein, giving the protein MTEICYESGYNNLANFNHYFKVSMGVTPTEYRKNFR; this is encoded by the coding sequence ATCACTGAAATTTGTTACGAAAGTGGCTATAATAATCTAGCTAATTTTAACCACTATTTTAAGGTAAGTATGGGTGTAACCCCTACAGAGTATAGAAAAAACTTCAGATAA